A stretch of Corynebacterium timonense DNA encodes these proteins:
- a CDS encoding VanW family protein, whose product MNRGTVPRGTTVGGVSIGGMTQDEAVAELESELGSSAQEPVTVRAAELTAEVVPATAGLGIDWRATVEAAGVESANPFSRLANLFRTREIDVVPTVDDSQLSPELDRVRGELHADPVDGSIAIEGGEAKVTDPVLGQEVERAELKERLTTGWLDPEGVEVEPEVLQPAINEDVISAAMDGPVKEALSGPLTLRGRDDVDAVVATEQIGEVVQFPNVEGRIEPEVNRERAAEIFGEQLAPTVTEMKNARVLPGGGVEPSQDGIVVDWEVTLDGVEERLLGPAERTWDAEYKEVAADFTTEEAENATFDEVAGSFTTSGFNAASGTNIRLVASTVNGAIVNPGETFSLNGYTGPRGTAQGYVESGIILDGRADTAVGGGISQFATTLFNAAYFAGMTDVASTPHSYYISRYPAGREATVYEGAIDLQFRNDSPYPVKITASVGANDLTVSLMGVKTYNVESINGGRWAYTQPRQQTVTGPGCAPSSGAPGFTTSDTRIVSDLAGKELSRETTTTVYDPQPIITCG is encoded by the coding sequence ATGAACCGCGGCACCGTGCCCCGCGGCACGACGGTGGGGGGCGTGTCCATCGGGGGCATGACTCAGGACGAGGCGGTGGCGGAGCTCGAGAGCGAGCTCGGCTCGTCCGCGCAGGAACCCGTCACGGTGCGGGCGGCGGAGCTGACCGCCGAGGTCGTCCCGGCGACGGCGGGTCTGGGCATCGACTGGCGCGCCACGGTCGAGGCCGCCGGCGTGGAGTCGGCCAACCCCTTCAGCAGGCTGGCGAACCTGTTTCGCACCCGCGAGATCGACGTGGTGCCCACCGTCGACGACTCCCAGCTGAGTCCCGAGCTGGACCGCGTACGCGGCGAGCTGCACGCCGACCCGGTCGACGGCTCCATCGCGATCGAGGGGGGCGAGGCGAAGGTCACGGACCCGGTTCTTGGCCAGGAGGTCGAGCGCGCCGAGCTGAAGGAGCGCCTGACCACCGGTTGGCTCGACCCGGAGGGCGTCGAGGTGGAGCCGGAGGTGCTGCAGCCGGCGATCAACGAGGACGTGATCTCCGCCGCGATGGACGGCCCCGTCAAGGAGGCGCTGTCCGGCCCGCTGACGCTGCGCGGGCGCGACGACGTTGACGCCGTGGTGGCCACGGAACAGATCGGCGAGGTGGTGCAGTTCCCGAACGTCGAGGGGCGCATCGAGCCCGAGGTCAACCGGGAGCGCGCCGCCGAGATCTTCGGCGAGCAGCTCGCTCCGACCGTGACCGAGATGAAAAACGCCCGCGTGCTCCCCGGCGGCGGCGTCGAGCCGAGCCAGGACGGCATCGTGGTGGACTGGGAAGTGACTCTCGACGGCGTCGAGGAACGCCTCCTCGGCCCGGCCGAGCGCACGTGGGACGCGGAGTACAAGGAGGTGGCGGCCGACTTCACCACCGAGGAGGCCGAGAATGCCACCTTCGACGAGGTCGCCGGCAGCTTCACCACGAGCGGCTTCAACGCGGCTTCGGGCACGAACATCCGGCTCGTGGCCAGCACGGTCAACGGCGCGATTGTGAACCCGGGCGAGACGTTCTCGCTGAACGGCTACACGGGCCCGCGCGGCACGGCGCAGGGCTACGTCGAGTCGGGCATCATCCTCGACGGGCGCGCGGACACGGCCGTGGGCGGCGGCATCTCTCAGTTTGCTACGACGCTGTTCAACGCCGCCTACTTCGCAGGCATGACCGATGTGGCCAGCACGCCGCACTCCTATTACATCTCCCGCTACCCGGCGGGCCGCGAGGCGACGGTGTACGAGGGCGCGATTGACCTGCAGTTCCGCAACGATTCGCCCTACCCGGTGAAGATCACCGCCAGCGTCGGCGCCAACGACCTCACGGTGAGCCTGATGGGCGTGAAGACGTACAACGTGGAGTCCATCAACGGCGGCCGGTGGGCCTACACCCAGCCGCGGCAGCAGACGGTGACCGGCCCCGGCTGTGCGCCGTCGTCAGGCGCGCCGGGCTTTACGACGTCCGACACCCGCATCGTCTCCGACCTCGCAGGCAAGGAGCTCTCCCGCGAGACCACGACGACGGTCTACGACCCGCAGCCGATTATCACCTGCGGGTAG
- a CDS encoding alpha-(1->3)-arabinofuranosyltransferase domain-containing protein — MNVRGHVVGWAVLTLLSFLQPPGRVAADTKFDLTQDPAGFLSQATHAYTDQFTLGQIQNQAYGYLFPQGAFFLLPLPEWVLQRLWWALLLGLAFSGTLAVARRVGVAPGVPAVAAAFAYALSPRILTTLTAISSEAWPVALVPWTLLPLLSRRPNVAASLVAVALMGAVNATATVLACLPAFVLLAWRRAWAPLALWSAGTALVSAWWIGPLLVLGRYSPPFLEFIESAAVTTQWLNPVEILRGTTSWAPFVDTERTAGYLLVTEPVFILATTLVAAAGLVGVARRGSPWRGYFVLLLSLGFLVLGTAHFVTPLYDGPLAPVRNLHKLDPLVRLPLAIGLGWLCSRVRPPAAVATTLALAVAVAPAWTLRLLPQGTWTEVSPDWVEAGRWLDEHAAGTRTLVVPAAPFARQTWGWTRDEPIQALTGARFAVRDAIPLVDPEAIRGLDGQVAAVDAEALRSIGVSAVVVRHDLEDGPEPPDLGEPTVSFGEVDIHLLEQQRDMMVTADEPLRVDGGGEVLALLYRELGYAPARLVSGDSPDIVTDTPALAARNYGTLDSPVSAHLLTESEGADVRNRLKDYPSAGTRVGVAQEGTARASSSAADATAFGGADPSASLTAAFDGLDSTAWWPAPGDTTGWIESESPDGRVSITATRDTTVTVTAGGAERTVSLVADEPRSLAVPAGPVRITLSEPAGISAFDTGTTRIVDVPGTADAYFFQRVFPATDLVQRRFTTAHDATWTLSAPAVIDGEEVEGTVALAAGTHEVLTEAETLLVSRAPLHLPRWEPLGGEVGASTRDQLILTTRAFNEGLRAHVGGVELAPERIDANAQAFRVPPGVSGELTFSFAGERPYRLSLLLGGALSAATVLACLALAARRRSPRAEPQDAPRALSPLVAAVGVGLVPGAVAAAAVWAIRRYTLISSRVLAGGSAVVMGLWLARAPWPQEGYAGDSLLVLVAGCVAVAALALPDEPSTRG; from the coding sequence GTGAACGTGCGCGGCCACGTTGTCGGCTGGGCAGTGCTCACCCTGCTCAGCTTCCTCCAACCTCCCGGCCGGGTGGCCGCGGACACGAAGTTCGACCTCACGCAGGACCCGGCGGGTTTTCTGAGCCAGGCCACCCACGCCTACACCGACCAGTTCACCCTCGGCCAGATCCAGAACCAGGCCTACGGCTACCTCTTCCCGCAGGGCGCGTTCTTCCTGCTCCCGCTGCCCGAATGGGTGCTGCAGCGCCTGTGGTGGGCGCTGCTGCTCGGCCTCGCGTTCTCCGGCACGCTCGCCGTGGCCCGCCGCGTCGGCGTCGCCCCAGGCGTGCCCGCCGTCGCCGCGGCCTTCGCCTACGCGCTCAGCCCCCGCATCCTGACCACGCTCACCGCCATTTCCTCCGAGGCCTGGCCGGTGGCGCTCGTCCCGTGGACGCTCCTTCCCCTCCTCTCCCGCCGGCCGAACGTGGCGGCCTCGCTCGTCGCGGTCGCGCTCATGGGCGCCGTCAACGCCACCGCCACCGTCCTCGCGTGCCTGCCCGCCTTCGTGCTGCTGGCGTGGCGCCGCGCGTGGGCGCCGCTGGCGCTGTGGTCGGCGGGCACCGCCCTCGTCAGCGCGTGGTGGATCGGCCCGCTGCTCGTGCTCGGCCGCTACTCCCCGCCGTTCCTCGAGTTCATCGAGTCCGCCGCCGTGACCACGCAGTGGCTCAACCCCGTCGAGATCCTGCGCGGCACGACCAGCTGGGCGCCCTTCGTCGACACCGAGCGCACCGCCGGCTACCTGCTTGTCACCGAGCCCGTGTTCATCCTGGCCACGACGCTCGTCGCCGCCGCCGGGCTCGTCGGCGTGGCGCGCCGCGGCTCGCCGTGGCGCGGCTACTTCGTCCTCCTTCTCAGCCTCGGCTTCCTCGTGCTCGGCACCGCGCACTTTGTCACGCCGCTTTACGACGGCCCCCTCGCCCCCGTCCGCAATCTGCACAAACTGGACCCGCTGGTGCGCCTGCCCCTCGCCATCGGGCTGGGCTGGCTGTGCTCCCGTGTGCGCCCACCCGCCGCCGTCGCCACCACGCTCGCCCTCGCCGTCGCCGTCGCCCCGGCGTGGACGCTGCGCCTGCTGCCGCAGGGGACGTGGACGGAGGTCTCCCCGGACTGGGTGGAGGCGGGCCGCTGGCTCGACGAACACGCCGCCGGCACGCGCACGCTCGTCGTGCCCGCGGCGCCCTTCGCCCGCCAGACGTGGGGGTGGACCCGCGACGAGCCGATCCAGGCGCTGACCGGCGCGCGCTTCGCCGTGCGCGACGCGATCCCGCTGGTGGACCCGGAGGCGATCCGCGGACTCGACGGCCAGGTCGCCGCCGTGGACGCCGAGGCGCTGCGCTCCATCGGCGTTAGCGCCGTGGTGGTGCGCCACGACCTCGAGGACGGGCCCGAGCCGCCGGACCTCGGCGAGCCGACGGTCAGCTTCGGCGAGGTGGACATCCACCTGCTGGAGCAGCAGCGCGACATGATGGTCACCGCCGACGAGCCCCTCCGCGTCGACGGCGGCGGCGAGGTGCTGGCCCTGCTCTACCGGGAGCTGGGCTACGCCCCGGCGCGGCTCGTCTCCGGCGACAGCCCCGACATTGTCACCGACACCCCGGCGCTGGCCGCCCGCAACTACGGCACGCTCGACTCGCCGGTCTCGGCCCACCTGCTCACGGAATCCGAGGGCGCGGACGTGCGCAACCGGCTGAAGGACTACCCCTCGGCGGGCACCCGCGTCGGGGTGGCGCAGGAGGGAACGGCGCGCGCCTCGAGCTCCGCGGCCGACGCGACCGCCTTCGGCGGCGCCGACCCCTCTGCCTCGCTCACCGCCGCCTTCGACGGGCTCGACTCCACCGCCTGGTGGCCCGCGCCCGGGGACACCACCGGATGGATCGAGTCCGAATCCCCCGACGGGCGGGTGAGCATCACCGCCACGCGCGACACCACCGTCACCGTCACCGCCGGCGGCGCCGAGCGGACGGTCTCGCTCGTCGCGGACGAGCCGCGCTCGCTCGCGGTGCCCGCCGGGCCGGTGCGCATCACGCTGTCGGAGCCCGCCGGCATCAGCGCCTTCGACACCGGCACCACGCGCATCGTCGACGTGCCCGGCACCGCGGACGCGTACTTCTTCCAGCGCGTGTTTCCGGCCACCGACCTCGTGCAGCGCCGCTTCACCACCGCCCACGACGCCACGTGGACGCTCAGCGCGCCCGCCGTCATCGACGGCGAGGAGGTCGAGGGCACCGTGGCGCTGGCGGCGGGGACGCACGAGGTGCTGACGGAGGCCGAGACGCTGCTCGTGTCGCGGGCGCCGCTGCACCTGCCGCGCTGGGAGCCCCTGGGGGGCGAGGTCGGGGCGTCGACACGCGACCAGCTCATCCTGACCACGCGAGCCTTCAACGAGGGGCTGCGCGCGCACGTCGGCGGGGTCGAGCTCGCGCCCGAGCGTATCGACGCCAACGCCCAGGCCTTCCGCGTCCCCCCGGGTGTGAGCGGCGAGCTCACGTTCTCCTTCGCCGGCGAGCGCCCCTACCGCCTGAGCCTTCTCCTCGGCGGCGCGCTCTCCGCCGCCACCGTGCTTGCCTGCCTGGCGCTGGCCGCGCGCCGCCGCTCCCCGCGCGCCGAGCCACAGGACGCTCCCCGCGCCCTGTCCCCGCTGGTGGCGGCGGTCGGCGTGGGCCTTGTGCCCGGCGCGGTGGCGGCCGCGGCGGTGTGGGCGATCCGGCGCTACACGCTCATCAGCTCGCGCGTGCTGGCCGGCGGCTCGGCCGTGGTCATGGGGCTGTGGCTGGCGCGGGCACCGTGGCCACAGGAGGGCTACGCCGGGGACTCGCTGCTCGTCCTCGTGGCCGGGTGCGTCGCCGTCGCGGCGCTCGCCCTGCCGGACGAGCCCTCCACCCGGGGGTAG
- a CDS encoding glucose PTS transporter subunit IIA, which produces MATTTESAARDIVANLGGPGNISSLTHCATRLRLELNDPAQADDTALENTPGVLGVVRQGGNRYQVICGGGVESTYAAIKNLPEMKGGASDADVKAAARARGRGRFSWLDNFFEYLSDSFRPILGVLLGASLIIAIAAVLDALGVVDFRAEDKPATWVFVDAMWRSVFYFLPLMIAYNAAKKLRVDPWLGAAVMAALMTPEFMSLSDPERFADTTSAVNESLGQEFFTTEIFGIPMQLNDYGSQVFVPLLMVPILALVYHGLKKVFPENVQMVFVPFISMLIIIPLTAFLIGPLGVWLGNGIGEGLAWMNSNAPFVFAVMIPLLYPFLVPLGLHWPLNALMLVNIQTLGYDFIQGPMGVWNFACFGATAGVLALSMRDRDTQMRQTASGALAAGLFGGISEPSLYGIHLRFKRIYPRMLLGCLAGGITIAVLSAPFDGVQTQAFVFTSLLTTVVFSPMWVYAISIAVAFFVAMFAIVLTDYRTPEQRAEVKARVAAAEQAQRETAEPAPRDDAPSTVHVTAPVAGEAISLEDTGDKVFSSGALGAGLGIIPSEPTVVSPVAGTLMTVAKTGHAFGIKTDEGVEVLVHIGIDTVKMDGEGFEVAVEKKQRVEAGDLLATVDLTAIAEAGYPTTTLVTVTNTKKMSHVEPITGGTVGAGTTVIEVQP; this is translated from the coding sequence ATGGCAACGACCACAGAGTCCGCCGCCCGCGATATCGTCGCCAACCTCGGCGGGCCAGGCAACATTTCCAGCCTGACCCACTGCGCGACGCGTCTGCGGCTTGAGCTCAACGACCCCGCCCAGGCAGACGACACGGCGCTCGAAAACACCCCCGGCGTGCTCGGTGTCGTGCGCCAGGGAGGCAACCGCTACCAGGTCATCTGCGGCGGCGGCGTCGAGTCGACGTACGCCGCGATCAAGAACCTCCCGGAGATGAAGGGCGGCGCCTCCGACGCCGACGTCAAGGCCGCCGCGCGGGCGAGGGGGCGCGGGAGGTTCTCCTGGCTGGACAACTTCTTCGAGTACCTGTCCGACTCTTTCCGCCCGATCCTCGGCGTCCTGCTGGGTGCCTCGCTCATCATCGCCATCGCCGCCGTGCTCGACGCGCTCGGCGTGGTCGATTTCCGCGCGGAGGACAAGCCGGCGACCTGGGTGTTCGTCGACGCCATGTGGCGCAGCGTGTTCTACTTCCTGCCGCTGATGATCGCCTACAACGCCGCGAAGAAGCTGCGCGTGGACCCGTGGCTCGGCGCCGCCGTCATGGCCGCGCTGATGACGCCGGAGTTCATGAGCCTGTCCGACCCGGAGCGCTTCGCCGACACCACCTCCGCCGTCAACGAGTCGCTGGGCCAGGAGTTCTTCACCACCGAAATCTTCGGCATCCCGATGCAGCTCAACGACTACGGCTCCCAGGTCTTCGTGCCGCTGCTCATGGTGCCCATCCTCGCGCTGGTCTACCACGGCCTGAAGAAGGTCTTCCCGGAGAACGTGCAGATGGTGTTCGTGCCGTTCATCTCCATGCTCATCATCATCCCGCTGACCGCCTTCCTCATCGGCCCGCTGGGCGTGTGGCTGGGCAACGGCATTGGCGAGGGCCTGGCGTGGATGAACTCCAACGCGCCGTTCGTCTTCGCGGTCATGATCCCGCTGCTCTACCCCTTCCTCGTCCCGCTGGGCCTGCACTGGCCGCTCAACGCGCTCATGCTGGTGAACATCCAGACGCTGGGCTACGACTTCATCCAGGGCCCGATGGGCGTGTGGAACTTCGCCTGCTTCGGCGCCACCGCCGGCGTCCTCGCCCTCTCCATGCGCGACCGCGATACCCAGATGCGCCAGACCGCCTCCGGCGCGCTCGCCGCGGGCCTGTTCGGCGGCATCTCCGAGCCCTCGCTCTACGGCATCCACCTGCGCTTCAAGCGCATCTACCCGCGCATGCTGCTCGGCTGCCTCGCCGGCGGCATCACCATCGCCGTGCTCTCCGCCCCCTTCGACGGGGTGCAAACCCAAGCCTTCGTGTTCACATCGCTGCTGACCACCGTGGTCTTCAGCCCGATGTGGGTGTATGCCATCTCCATCGCGGTGGCCTTCTTCGTCGCCATGTTCGCGATTGTGCTCACGGACTACCGCACGCCCGAACAGCGGGCCGAGGTCAAGGCGCGCGTCGCCGCCGCGGAGCAGGCCCAGCGTGAGACGGCGGAGCCCGCGCCGCGTGACGACGCCCCGTCGACCGTCCACGTCACCGCCCCCGTCGCCGGGGAGGCGATCAGCCTGGAGGACACCGGCGACAAAGTGTTTTCCTCCGGCGCCCTCGGCGCGGGCCTGGGCATCATCCCGAGCGAGCCGACGGTGGTCTCCCCCGTCGCCGGCACGCTGATGACGGTGGCGAAGACGGGCCACGCCTTCGGCATCAAGACGGACGAGGGCGTCGAGGTGCTCGTCCACATCGGCATCGACACGGTGAAGATGGACGGCGAGGGCTTCGAGGTCGCGGTAGAAAAGAAGCAGCGCGTCGAGGCAGGCGACCTGCTGGCCACTGTGGACCTCACTGCCATCGCCGAGGCGGGCTACCCCACGACCACACTCGTCACAGTGACCAACACGAAGAAGATGTCCCACGTCGAGCCCATCACCGGCGGCACCGTCGGCGCCGGAACCACCGTCATTGAGGTGCAGCCGTAG
- a CDS encoding DUF2613 domain-containing protein, with translation MSQENPSLLRRTVSPLVASIVVGVMLGAVGVIGIASFSGQSTIPAGNAVPADQAVLGGPEYGSRQ, from the coding sequence ATGTCTCAGGAGAACCCGTCTTTGCTTCGCCGCACCGTCTCGCCCCTCGTGGCCAGCATCGTGGTCGGCGTCATGCTCGGCGCCGTCGGCGTGATCGGCATCGCCTCCTTCTCCGGCCAGAGCACCATCCCCGCCGGCAACGCCGTCCCCGCAGACCAGGCCGTGCTCGGCGGCCCGGAGTACGGCTCGCGCCAGTAA
- a CDS encoding YjiH family protein — translation MAIATGTTTTNRPGPTGTGAWRMFVYSAIGAFVFFFPVTYKDKKSIPLDHMVTFIRDNFGVVVPWFILALAGYGVWRSFAGRAWQEGPLKATFAVLNVVGLIVAALTVVNALPWVLGEEDLVPFLWNKIAVPVGLIVPIGGAFLAFLIGFGLLEFVGVLMQPVMRPLWRTPGRSAIDAVASFVGSYSLGILVTDRVYQQGGYTAREAAVIATGFSTVSAAFMVIVAKQLDLMEHWGTYFWVTLAVTFAVTAITVHLPPLRLIPDTYHPEATPDPEQPVTGSRLKAAWNAALQTLEKVPSLPVLVWQNLRDGVRLAAAIVPSILSVGLIGLLLARFTPVFEWIGYLFYPFAALVQLPEPLLAGKAAAMGIAEMFLPATAVAGSESMVLKFVIGVVAVSAIIFFSAMVPCIMATKIPLKLWQLVAIWFERVALTILIATPIAHLLF, via the coding sequence ATGGCCATCGCGACCGGCACGACCACCACGAACCGCCCCGGCCCCACCGGGACCGGTGCCTGGCGCATGTTTGTCTACAGCGCCATCGGCGCGTTCGTGTTCTTTTTCCCGGTGACCTACAAGGACAAGAAGTCCATCCCCCTAGACCACATGGTCACCTTCATCCGCGACAACTTCGGCGTCGTGGTGCCCTGGTTCATCCTCGCCCTCGCCGGCTACGGCGTGTGGCGCTCCTTCGCCGGCCGCGCGTGGCAGGAGGGGCCGCTGAAGGCGACCTTCGCCGTCCTCAACGTCGTGGGCCTCATCGTCGCCGCGCTCACCGTGGTGAACGCGCTGCCGTGGGTGCTGGGCGAGGAGGACCTCGTGCCGTTCCTCTGGAACAAGATCGCGGTGCCGGTGGGCCTCATCGTCCCTATCGGCGGGGCGTTCCTTGCCTTCCTCATCGGCTTCGGTCTTCTCGAGTTCGTCGGCGTGCTCATGCAGCCGGTCATGCGCCCGCTGTGGCGCACCCCGGGCCGCTCGGCGATTGACGCGGTCGCCTCCTTCGTCGGCTCCTACTCGCTGGGCATCCTCGTCACCGACCGCGTCTACCAGCAGGGTGGCTACACCGCGCGCGAGGCGGCCGTCATCGCCACAGGCTTTTCGACGGTTTCCGCGGCCTTCATGGTCATCGTGGCCAAGCAGCTCGACCTCATGGAGCACTGGGGCACCTACTTCTGGGTCACCCTTGCGGTCACCTTCGCCGTCACGGCGATCACGGTGCACCTGCCCCCGCTGCGCCTCATCCCCGACACCTACCACCCCGAGGCCACCCCTGACCCGGAGCAGCCCGTCACCGGCAGCCGGCTGAAGGCGGCCTGGAACGCGGCGCTGCAGACCCTCGAAAAGGTCCCCTCCCTGCCGGTGCTGGTGTGGCAGAACCTGCGCGACGGCGTGCGCCTCGCCGCGGCGATCGTCCCCTCGATCCTGTCCGTCGGCCTGATCGGCCTCCTGCTCGCGCGCTTCACCCCGGTCTTTGAGTGGATCGGCTACCTGTTCTACCCGTTCGCCGCGCTGGTGCAGCTGCCCGAGCCGCTCTTGGCGGGCAAGGCCGCCGCGATGGGCATCGCCGAGATGTTCCTCCCCGCCACCGCCGTCGCCGGCTCGGAGTCGATGGTGCTGAAGTTCGTCATCGGCGTCGTCGCGGTCTCCGCGATCATCTTCTTCTCCGCGATGGTGCCGTGCATCATGGCCACGAAGATCCCGCTCAAGCTCTGGCAGCTGGTGGCCATCTGGTTCGAGCGCGTCGCGCTCACCATCCTCATCGCGACCCCGATCGCGCACCTGCTGTTCTGA
- a CDS encoding glycoside hydrolase family 3 N-terminal domain-containing protein, whose protein sequence is MFSARTGQVTWEVRPVRYPRGKVAVALAAAGIVAGCAAGEEPEPMVEPAAPSPFVVEPPPSEAEARVPEDLRAKVASLMVVGVSDYGQARAALDQGVGGLFIPSWADPALLTEPGRDIAALRAEYHHPFSVAVDFEGGRVQRHSEVFGTWMAPRDLAAQPPQVIRGTGYDIGRALRARGVNVDYAPVLDVDVSDMEIVGDRAFSGDPQEVARVAELFSQGLIDAGVTPTFKHFPGHGRASGDTHLALSVTPPLGELHGLDLVPYGPALESFPAASVMVGHMIVPGLGAEGVPSSLNPEAYRILREGDYPGGVPFDGVAITDDLSGMRGLLDYAPTAEAVERAIAAGADQALWSSGADVAGIIDRVTAATAQGAIPAERIDEAAVRCQEQLLEVGL, encoded by the coding sequence ATGTTCAGCGCACGCACGGGGCAGGTGACGTGGGAGGTGAGGCCTGTGCGCTACCCGAGGGGGAAGGTTGCTGTCGCGCTCGCCGCGGCCGGCATCGTGGCGGGGTGCGCGGCGGGGGAGGAGCCCGAGCCCATGGTCGAGCCTGCGGCCCCGTCTCCGTTTGTCGTGGAGCCGCCGCCGAGCGAGGCCGAGGCGCGCGTGCCCGAGGACCTGCGCGCGAAGGTCGCCTCGCTCATGGTGGTCGGCGTGTCGGACTACGGGCAGGCCCGCGCCGCGCTCGACCAGGGGGTCGGCGGCCTGTTCATCCCGAGTTGGGCGGACCCGGCGCTGTTGACGGAGCCGGGCCGCGACATCGCCGCCCTGCGCGCCGAGTACCACCACCCCTTCTCCGTCGCGGTGGATTTCGAGGGCGGGCGCGTGCAGCGCCACAGCGAGGTTTTTGGCACGTGGATGGCGCCGCGCGATCTCGCCGCGCAGCCCCCTCAGGTGATCCGGGGGACCGGCTACGACATCGGCCGCGCGCTGCGCGCCCGCGGCGTGAACGTGGATTACGCCCCGGTGCTCGACGTTGACGTCTCCGACATGGAGATCGTGGGCGACCGCGCGTTCAGCGGCGACCCCCAGGAGGTGGCCCGGGTGGCCGAGCTGTTCTCGCAGGGGCTTATCGACGCCGGGGTGACGCCCACCTTCAAGCACTTTCCCGGCCACGGCCGCGCCTCGGGCGATACCCACCTGGCGTTGTCCGTCACCCCGCCGCTGGGGGAGCTGCACGGGCTGGACCTCGTGCCCTACGGCCCGGCGCTGGAGAGCTTCCCCGCGGCGAGCGTGATGGTGGGGCACATGATCGTGCCAGGCCTGGGCGCCGAGGGCGTGCCCAGTTCTCTCAACCCCGAGGCGTACCGCATCCTGCGCGAGGGCGACTACCCCGGCGGGGTGCCCTTCGACGGCGTCGCCATCACGGACGACCTGTCGGGGATGCGGGGGCTGCTCGATTACGCTCCGACGGCGGAGGCCGTGGAACGAGCCATCGCCGCTGGTGCGGACCAGGCGCTGTGGTCCTCGGGGGCGGACGTGGCGGGCATCATCGACAGGGTGACCGCCGCGACGGCGCAGGGCGCGATCCCGGCGGAGCGCATCGACGAGGCGGCGGTGCGGTGCCAGGAGCAGCTCCTCGAGGTCGGCTTGTAG
- a CDS encoding HPr family phosphocarrier protein — MEILRVFNNNVVLAKDSAGEKIVTGRGIGFKAHPGDVIDDARVARTFVPEDGRDPDHVATMLSSIPLAHVTLVTDAVAEAGLPDSLAHSASLLVALADHIGFAISRAASGQRLDYPLQAEVSQLYGEEYRQAKAIVAAVNRAVVQRELAPLPDAEAVAIALHLVNAGFSTGDLSFTYTMTGMLNQLLDHVESDYGIALDSGSVSVARFITHLRYLFVRIANHEQLSEHSSAIGRAIRDSSPGAYRSAQRLAALIELRLGAALTEDEVSYLTLHIARMVEAATPTRTATIAAPIGLHARPASLFAEAAAASGADVTVSFDGQQADAASVLEVMALGAKHGDVVTLSATGDGAADALDALAAMLERDLSSE, encoded by the coding sequence ATGGAGATTCTGCGCGTCTTTAACAACAACGTGGTCCTGGCCAAGGACTCCGCCGGCGAGAAGATCGTCACCGGCCGGGGCATTGGCTTCAAGGCGCACCCCGGCGACGTCATCGACGACGCCCGCGTTGCCAGGACCTTCGTTCCCGAAGACGGGCGGGACCCCGACCACGTGGCCACGATGCTCAGCTCGATCCCGCTGGCGCATGTCACCCTGGTCACCGACGCCGTCGCGGAGGCCGGGCTGCCGGACTCCTTGGCGCACAGCGCCTCGCTGCTCGTCGCGCTGGCGGACCACATCGGCTTCGCCATCTCCCGCGCGGCGAGCGGCCAACGCCTCGATTATCCCCTCCAGGCGGAGGTGAGCCAGCTCTACGGCGAGGAGTACCGCCAGGCGAAGGCCATCGTCGCGGCGGTGAACCGCGCCGTGGTGCAGCGTGAGCTCGCCCCGCTACCCGACGCGGAGGCCGTGGCCATCGCCTTGCACCTGGTCAACGCCGGTTTTTCCACCGGTGACCTGAGTTTCACCTACACGATGACGGGCATGCTCAACCAGCTGCTCGACCACGTCGAAAGCGACTACGGCATCGCCCTCGATTCCGGGTCGGTGAGCGTCGCGCGTTTTATCACCCACCTGCGCTACCTCTTCGTGCGCATCGCCAACCACGAGCAGCTCAGCGAGCACTCCTCCGCCATCGGCCGCGCCATCCGCGACTCCTCCCCCGGCGCCTACCGCAGCGCCCAGCGCCTCGCGGCGCTTATCGAGCTGCGCCTCGGCGCAGCCCTCACCGAGGACGAGGTGTCCTACCTGACCCTCCACATCGCCCGCATGGTGGAGGCGGCCACCCCCACCCGCACCGCCACGATCGCCGCGCCGATCGGGCTCCACGCGCGCCCGGCTTCCCTCTTCGCCGAAGCGGCCGCGGCGTCCGGCGCCGACGTGACCGTATCTTTCGATGGGCAGCAGGCCGACGCCGCCTCCGTCCTGGAGGTCATGGCGCTGGGCGCCAAGCACGGCGACGTGGTCACCCTCTCCGCCACCGGCGACGGAGCCGCCGACGCGCTCGACGCCCTCGCCGCTATGCTCGAACGCGACCTCAGCTCTGAGTAG